One part of the Brachyhypopomus gauderio isolate BG-103 unplaced genomic scaffold, BGAUD_0.2 sc285, whole genome shotgun sequence genome encodes these proteins:
- the LOC143504533 gene encoding E3 ubiquitin-protein ligase TRIM69-like yields MIYDNTALYTSRVHHTPKQHKKVSGALINVAKHLSNLKFRVWERMQKILQYYPVTLDPNTAHPHLHLSNDLTTVEWRPQKLLLPDNPERFDRSVCVLGSESFNSGTHCWDVDVGDSEIWELGVIRESEWRKGQRVWDSVWGLGYSKITGKYWTCCPGQTPHYFTPTEKVQRVRVQLDWDRGKVTFTDLLTSLHLCTITHTFTHTVFPLFWNYNYFDNESSSPMRILPVKISVTVEQQS; encoded by the exons atgatatatgataatacagctttatacacttccagagttcatcacaccccaaaacaacataagaaggtgtcaggagctctgatcaatgtagcaaaacatctttccaacctgaagttcagagtctgggagagaatgcagaagattctccagtact accctgttactctggaccccaacactgcacatccacacctccacctgtctaatgatctcactactgtagaatGGAGACCACAGAAATTactgcttcctgataatccagagagatttgataggtctgtgtgtgtcctgggctctgagagctttaactcagggacacactgctgggatgttgatgttggagacagtgaaATATGGGAactgggtgtaattagagaGTCTGAATGGAGAAAGGGACAGAGGGTCTGGGATTCAGTGTGGGGTCTGGGCTACAGTAAAATCACTGGTAAATACTGGACATGCTGCCCAGGACAGACACCTCACTACTTCACACCTACAGAGAaagtgcagagggtcagagttcagctggactgggacagggggaaagtgacattcactgatcttctaaccagttTACACCTGtgcactataacacacacttttactcacACTGTTTTCCCTTTATTCTGGAATTACAATTACTTCGATAATGAAAGTTCCTCTCCTATGAGGATCTTACCAGTAAAGATATCAGTAACAGTGGAACAGCAAAGTTAA